Below is a genomic region from Biomphalaria glabrata chromosome 3, xgBioGlab47.1, whole genome shotgun sequence.
TGGGCACACATCGGTTTGGGACGGTGGTAATTTTAGAAATTTAATAACTTTAATCCCATTGGATCAAGCAcgaatattattttaaaattcaaattacCCCAAATCCATAGGCCCAGCACCTCTGGCTATGCTAATGGGTTCGAGTCCCAATCTATATAAGAGGGGACGCGGGCTCCAACCCACGCTCACACCCGCCAAACAGATTTCTATATTTAATAGGCGAGGCTGAAACTTAGTTTCTCTCATAAAGCCGCCTATAATTCAAACAATCGTGGTAGGTTGCTcttatttatacaaatctttatatgtgtattattttgtgcatttattaataCTACGTAAATATGTaaccttttattttatcttcaaaaCATTGTTTATTATCGATGGGCTGTGTTCTCGcctgttttaattattttattattttcctcAACCTAGCATTGAGAtgatttaatctagatctactggaGCGATCGGATCTGTTACAAGATTCCGAATCGTATACTCTCTTACTAGATCCATGAATGGGTTTTACTGTATAACATGTCAGCTTATTTTAGTGACAGCATGTGATATGCCACATCTGTCTATGGCATTTACAGTCTTTATAATTTTACTTCTATTCAATCTATgttgtgaataagatttaaTCTATGAGCATATCATTCCCTTCCCCTTTTATCTACATATTTACCCATTTAATCATAAATGATTTATATAACATTGCCCACTAGAGATGTATGCAACTCTCTTCTTTTATGCTGGTTTTATCAGCATATATTCTTGTtcacttttaaacattttgcttgggttatctcccttattttgttttgtttatataataTTGAAGTTCGAAGTTTAAACCTGTTGTTTACTTGTATGATCATAACATCATGGCTTATTTTACTTATAGCCTCATGTGTTGCTAAATGTAGTTATTTCCcctgttttatttgttaaatgtaTTCATTGAACAGAATGAGCTCTATGCCTCACATGCACAATCTGATTGATTGCATGGCATAAGAAAGTTCCTACCTATTGCCATGAGGAAGTTTCTAagtgtttctttcttttcagcctgGTTGTTATTGGTGGTGCAATATCACGCAAACTAGACTCGCAGTCTTTTCACCACCAGATCTGCACTGTCTACACCTGTTAGATCATCAGCTTCGACTGGATCTGCAGCGTCACCAAACCTGAGCCTACAACGTCtgaactcaccccccccccctttctgtCAGCAAGAAGGAATCTCAGTAGTGCCCACTACAAACGGCCCTAACGCCCAGTGCCCACTATCAATTGCCTACGGTCCAGTGCCCAGATACTTGCCCAGTGTTCAGCGCCTACTGCCCAGCTTAAACTGCCCAGTCCAGGCTCCAGCTGTCCATTGCCCAATATCCACTGCCCACTACCTACAGTCCTGAGAATACCCTTCACACCTTTCACTACAGACATATTCCTTTTCGACTCAAGCCTCATCCATCTACAAGAAGATTCAGCTCCGAGTCCTTCCTGCATCTACCAGACAAGCCCAGCGGCCAACCGACCCGCAAAGAAAGTTAAGAACACGAAATAGAAACACTTATCCACTCCTTCATATGCAATCAATGATGAAATTAATCCACCTTAATCATTGTTAACTCGCTACCCAAGCTAGTAgtgatattgttgttgttaaaaaaatttgtatttttttactcAACATATTGTCAGttcatttgttctaattgtTGCTCGTAGTGTGCCTGTTCAATATTTACTTATGTGAGCGGGGAAATTCAAAATTACTTCCCCTAGAGTAACGAaccaaaaatcattttaaaaatattaaaacctcgCCACAATATTGTCCCTCTATTTGATTGTCtcgtcattgtgatgtacttagttttactgtcattgatctcaagtcctgctggtcgagatgcttcttctagttgtgtgaaAGCTCTAGCAATGttagaggtttctttacccaataaggcaatgtcatcggcatatagaggtattgtagaggttggctgtatatcgtccctatTGGTTGCGGtcccatgttttctctcctgaagttagtaattgttttctttgtgttcatgtgtatatatcttataactctctccagtgtcaAATTGAAGAGTATGCAAGGAAAGTGAGtcaccttgtcttaatcctGAATTCcagtgagtgttctccttgtattatgactttactttttgagttatttaatgccatatgtataagtcttgtcagtttgttaggtattccaaaatcctgtattGTGTCATACAGATATTTCCTtttgatactgtcataagcaCTGCTTTAACAGTGACAGCAATTAAATTATATGAAATTACTGCTACAACAGTGACAGGAATTAAAGTACAACTACTAGCCTTGACTGATGTTGTATCCTAAATGCTTTATACCAGCatgaccagcttaggcgtcaactttcctctgctgacatagaagagagcacctggctgcatgtggcgtcggaacgagacagctggaggtcactcacgaaggccacgggatacacatttgagaccaaaagaaaatctgctgtcgaggacaaacgcagacgacgaaaagaaaatctaaatcgaccacctgcggacaatggttatgcttgccctggatgtggcaaaatatgcaggtcacagctggggctgcacagccacaggaaatactgtattcctcattaatcttcagactcgaagacaagccttatatatacCAGCATGTCAAATGTAGAAGacagaagttaaaaaaatactgGGGGTGaggtgaattaaaaaaaaaagaatacccacataaataaagtagaataaaattgaagctatttataaaagatatttataaaaaaaaaagtatgtgacAAGTTTCAAATAATGTCTCACAAAATAGCAGGCTAAGATGAATGTTTCTGTGTTCAACTTTAAATCTGTGTTACATCACCAGCACATAattctcaactaatgtcagaaaGTAGAGTGCTCTTACCACAACATTTCAAATCTGTTTACTTAACAGTGTTTCTAATGAACTCACCAGAATAATCATTCTGCCCAGTATCCGAGGCTGTGTTTTCTGTGCTCGATTTAGAATTTGATTCATCACCTACACTGACTTCTTTAGGGCTAGTTGATTTACTGAGAAATGAAAGACGCTTAAGGCGCAATTCATCAGGAGACAACATCTGATGTTCTTTACTTGATGACTGAGTCTCAGTGATTTTGGTTTCAAGGGATGGCTTTAATTGAGAAGAAGAACAGCTTTGGGCATAACCTGGTGAATTAGAGAATAAAACTAAGTCATTTCTATTCTTAGCCtttttaagcttcaatagcCCTTGGGAAGTTTTTAATTTCTAGAAACAAATCAATCCTTGAATACTGAGCAAGCAAATCAGTTTACTATAATGACAATTTGaaaatatgaatgaaatttGTCAATCCACCTATTGAAATATCAAACAGAAACAACAAATCAAATAGAGTTTTAATTGTTCCCATTGGCTACAATGTCAACAGTTATATTAAGTTTATGTtcagatttaaatttgttttaattattattttggttgtaaaataaaattataaaatcaggcaagaatgtttgttttttcaatagtttgtttTCAGGTCCTAACAAAGTCTTGACATTTAGAATTTTTCTTTAAGGCTGAAATACGATGTTAGTGTAAAGTGCTGGAATCTCAGGCTTAAGATCTGGAATCTTCTATTTATGCCAACAGACTAACCAACTCAAAATATgtgttaaagagagagaaaatccTTATGTTTCAAAGCTATTCTCTTTTGATTAGATGTTGTTTGTTCAGCACAAAACAGACAAGTTCTAATCAATGGGTCAAGTTAATATTACCTTCCATGCTTAATTGCAAAGCTTTCTGTAATGCtgtatcatcattatcattcaGCTCTTTACTGATTCTCAGAGCTTCCTTCAGTGCTCTATCCTCCTCTCCCCCACCATCCAcagtttctgtctctttctcattAAGAAGACGAGGCTTGACAGGTTGTACAGCTGGTACTAGTCTCAATAGTTGATCTGCTTCACAATCTGGTAAATTTCCAACAACTATAAATATAGAATATcctgttgaaaacaaaaagaaaatgaaaaatttgTGTGCAATGATGTTCAAgcacaagaattaaaaaaaacaacaacaattactacccccccccacacacacacacacaaacacaccatATCCTAGTGTTCAggatatacttttttttttataatataaagcaaaaaaaaaaaagtgtaaagataaaaagatacaaaataaaaaccttCTTCCACTAACTGTTTGAGAAATAAAGATAAGTAAGTATCTGAGATCAACTCTGGACCAGAAAGTAAGCTGTTTAAGTTAAACCATTGGTTGCCCAGTTTGCGTACACAAAACCAATGCTGCAGGTAATTGCAAATAAAAGCTGACATCTGCctgaaaataagtaaaaaagaaaataaaaatcattattaaGCAATATCTGATAAGTTAATattcaatcaaaacaaaaagtttcaaTACAAAGGACTAATCTTTTCAAATACAGATGAGATGATGGAGTTAGCAGACAAATAATGCCCAAAATTCTCAACAAATTGTGAACAAACATCtataacattgattttttttaaaatgacgaCTGTATTGGATAGTAACATTTTAACTATTTGGGgcagtaaaatgttttaaagtattGTCATGctaacatttcaaaatgttttttttttgtcattttaccaAATTTTGGAATACATGTTTTAAGCCATGCTATTCACAGGTaaattcattggcctccttcagtcgtagaacgactatggttcatctcagagcacacttcctcatgtggctgtggagccctattttggagagacactcccgtccacagatagcgcaggttaaggtggcttttgcttcggtggtagaggagctggccgtttttcggattgtacgttttttcttcctgagctgagacccaagtactttcactgtccataacttttttggtcactgtctctctccatctgttgcagtctagagctatgtcttcccaattgtcagtattgatgttcactgatttgaggtcacgttttattacatctatgtaacggagatgggggcgaccagtttttcttgtgccagtcacgagttgtccatagaggatgactttcgggatgcgctcgTCCttcatccggcgaacatgtccaagccagtgcaaacggcgttgtctgagggctgtaaagatcctgggaatacctgattgcgcaaggatctcagtattgcacactttttctttccatgtgacattcaagatcctacggagacatctcaaatggaatgagttcagttttctctcttgctttgcataggtggtccatgattcactgccatacagcagtgtactcataacgcatgccttgtagacttccattttggtcaccatAGTTAGCTTATgattttcccaaactcttggcctgagtctagcgaaggtcgaggcagccttccctatgcgtttttttatctcctcttctagagacaggtcatctgtaattgtggatcccagatagcagaattcgtttacagcgtccagcttgttatcgtcaatgatgatggagggtggtgctgtagcaggtggtcccataacatttgttttcttcatgctaatagtcaagccatattctttacaggcctgagagaagcgggacattagtgactgaagttcctcttgtgtgtgtgccactaccgctgcgtcatccgcgaatagcatatctcttaggagggtggctctgattttagttttggccctcagtctggcaatatttaggagtttgccatcaaatctggaatggagatagatgccttcggtaaatttgtcaaacgcgttgtggattagcagtgaaaatagtattccaaagagggttggggccaggacacatccttgtttaactccgctgtttatactgaaactttcagaGCTGGCACATTTGAAttgcactgtacccatcatattttggtggaaagatatgatta
It encodes:
- the LOC106073620 gene encoding ataxin-3-like, with the protein product MESIFHEKQEGSLCAQHCLNALLQNQYFSAVDLAQIGERLDERERDRMAEGGVGTHDYQRFIQEPSSNFDDSGFFSVQVITEALSVWGLDVVLFNSQDPVAVQARRDPTQMSAFICNYLQHWFCVRKLGNQWFNLNSLLSGPELISDTYLSLFLKQLVEEGYSIFIVVGNLPDCEADQLLRLVPAVQPVKPRLLNEKETETVDGGGEEDRALKEALRISKELNDNDDTALQKALQLSMEGYAQSCSSSQLKPSLETKITETQSSSKEHQMLSPDELRLKRLSFLSKSTSPKEVSVGDESNSKSSTENTASDTGQNDYSDLTEEELLKQAIAMSMEHS